A region of the Pseudomonas sp. A34-9 genome:
GCACAGGCGCATCAGGTTGGCCGTGCCGAAGCGTGCCGCCAGATGACTGGAAATTTTCGCGCCCAACAACACGCCAATCGCCGGCATCGCCGCCATCACACCGATGGCGAAAGAGCCGTAACCCCAACCCTCCAGGCGCAACGACACCAACGGCATGCTGACCCCCAGGGCCAGGCCGACACTCAAGACAGACGCCAACACGGCGAAATACGTCGCCCACCGCATGTTCCACGCTCCTGTGGATATTTTTATGTGCACCACAAAACCACTGTGGGAGCGAGCTTGCTCGCGAATGCAATCTGACAGTCGACATTAATACTGACTGACACACCGCTTTCGCGAGCAAGCTCGCTCCCACAGGGGATCTCTGTACGGTTCGGGAGCCTGAGTGAATCAGGCTCCCTTAACGGCTTACAGCTTGATCCACGTCGCCTTCAGCTCGGTGTACTTGTCGAACGCATGCAGCGATTTATCGCGACCGTTGCCCGACTGCTTGAAGCCGCCAAACGGCGCGGTCATGTCGCCGCCATCGTACTGATTGACCCACACGCTACCGGCGCGCAGCGCCTTGGCGGTCAGGTGCGCCTTGGAGATGTCCTGGGTCCAGACCGCAGCGGCCAAACCGTAAGGCGTGTCGTTGGCGATCTGAATCGCTTGCTCGGCAGTGTCGAAAGCGATAACCGACAGTACCGGGCCGAAGATCTCTTCCTGAGCGATCTTCATCGCGTTGCTCACGCCGTCGAAAATCGTTGGCTCGACGTAGGTGCCACCGGTTTCCTGCAGGATGCGCTTGCCGCCAGCGACCAATTTGGCGCCGTCGGTATGGCCGGATTCGATGTACGACAGCACGGTATTCATCTGCTGCGTATCCACCAGTGCACCGACATTGGTCGCCGGGTCCAGCGGATTGCCCGGCTTCCAGGCTTTCAGCGCCTCAATCACCATCGGCAGGAATGTGTCTTTGATCGAACGCTCGACCAGCAGACGCGAACCGGCGGTGCAGACTTCGCCCTGGTTGAAGGCGATGGCGCTGGCGGCGGATTCGGCGGCCGCTTGCAGGTCCGGCGCATCGGCAAAGACGATGTTCGGACTCTTGCCACCGGCTTCCAGCCAGACGCGTTTCATGTTCGATTCGCCGGAGTAGATCATCAGTTGCTTGGCGATCTTGGTCGAACCGGTAAACACCAGCGTATCGACGTCGTTGTGCAGGGCCAGCGCCTTGCCCACGGTGTGGCCGTAGCCCGGCAGCACGTTGAGCACGCCTTTCGGAATACCGGCTTCAACAGCCAGCGCGGCGATGCGGATGGCGGTCAGTGGCGATTTTTCCGATGGTTTGAGGATCACCGAGTTACCGGTCGACAATGCCGGGCCGAGTTTCCAGCAAGCCATCATCAGCGGGAAGTTCCACGGCACGATGGCGCCAACCACGCCAACTGGCTCGCGGGTCACCAGACCCAGTTGATCGTGGGGGGTGGCTGCGACTTCGTCGTAAATCTTGTCGATCGCTTCACCGCTCCAGCTCAGCGCTTGCGCCGCACCCGGAACATCGATGTACAGCGAGTCACTGATCGGCTTGCCCATGTCGAGGGTTTCGAGCAGGGCCAGTTCTTCGGCGTGCTGTTTCAGCAGGCTGGCGAAACGGATCATGGTGGCTTTGCGCTTGGTCGGCGCCAGGCGCGACCAGACGCCGGAATTGAAGGTGGCGCGGGCGTTTTCCACGGCGCGCTGGGCGTCGGCGGCGTCACAGCTGGCAATCTTGCCAAGCAGACGGCCATCGACCGGGCTGATGCACTCGAAGGTCTCGCCGGAGACGGCGTCGGTGTATTCGCCGTTGAGGTAGGCGCGGCCTTCGATCTTCAGGTCGCGAGCGCGTTGTTCCCAATCGGCACGAGTCAGGGTGGTCATTCGAGTGTCCTCCTCTTGTTGAATAGAGCGCCGCGTTCTTCGCGGACGTCTTCAGGAATTCTGCCCGGCCAGCCTGCTTTCGGCCCAAGGCATCCGCCACCCTAAACCAGCGGCCGGGGTTGTTTCAATATATTTGACATAAGCGCGCTATACGGCCTTGCGGTGTTCATTTTAATAAACATAGACTTTGGCCCTTTCAAGCCACCACGCCGTCCTTACGGGAGAAAACAACAATGAACATCCAGAACGTCGTCGACATCAGCCTGACCGGCAGCGAAGCCGAACGCTATCGCCCGGACCCGGCCAAAGTGCTCAAGGGCGACCCCGAACAAGCCGTATTCCATCAATACGAAAGCCCTTGCGGGCAAATGGGTGTCGGCGTGTGGGAAGGTGCGGTGGGCCAGTGGACGGTGAACTACACCGAACATGAATATTGCGAAATCCTGCAGGGGGTTTCGGTGCTGCGTGACAGCGATGGCAATGCCAAGACATTGCGCGTGGGCGACCGCTTTGTGATTCCGGCGGGTTTCCGTGGCACTTGGGAAGTGCTGGAGGCGTGCCGCAAGATCTATGTGATCTTCGAACAGAAAGCCTGATCGAGATGCCTGTGTAGGAGCTGCCGAAGGCTGCGATCTTTTGATCTTTTTTTAAGGATCAAGATTAAAAGATCGCAGCCTTCGGCAGCTCCTACACAGACAGCGTGCAAATATCCAAGGCAACAAAAAAGGCCCGTATCGTGAGATACGGGCCTTTTTCGTAAGTCAGGAAAAATCAATTACTTGATTTTGCCTTCCTTGTAGATCACGTGCTTGCGAACAACCGGATCATATTTCTTGATCTCGATTTTGTCCGGAGTAGTACGCTTGTTCTTGTCGGTAGTGTAGAAGTGACCAGTACCGGCGCTCGAGATCAAACGAATCAATTCACGCATGATTAGCTCCCTTAAATCTTGCCATCGCGGCGAAGTTCGGCCAGCACGACAGTGATGCCGCGCTTGTCGATGATACGCATGCCTTTGGCAGATACGCGCAGACGCACGAAACGTTTCTCTTCTTCAACCCAGAAGCGGTGATGCTGCAGGTTCGGCAGGAAACGACGACGGGTTTTGTTGTTTGCGTGGGAAATGTTATTCCCAGTCACCGGACCCTTACCGGTAACTTGACATACTCTCGACATGCCTCAGCCCTCTAAAACCACATGCCCAACCCGGCATGGGTTGGCCGCTTAATCTCTCAGTCATTTGGCGCCAGGCGCCGCGTTTCTTTAGAGGTCTTACCGGCTACACCTACAGTGAAGGAACCGGGCCCCTAGAAAAGAGCGCTGCTTTATACCAGAAAGACCGGGGTGCAACAACTTTCCGTGTGCAATCAATCCACAAAAAAGCGCTTTTACGGCCTGCGAACGCTTTGGATAAAGGCTGGCATCGACTTTTACCACTCGTCGCAGAAAATCACCCTTGCGGGCGATTAAGACTTTTGGCTGCGCCACGCGGTCTGAAAAACCGCCATCACTGTGCCCCGAAAATGCAAAAAGGGGATAGTCATTTGTAATCCAGACCTCTAGGGTAGGCCTTTTCCAGACTGCACTTGCAGATGGGCCTTCGATCTGTAAAAGGAAACCGACCATGCGCCTCGCTGCCCTATCCCTGTTGCTCGCCCCGCTCCTGCTGAGCCCCCTGGCCCAGGCCGCCGCGCTGAGCGTCTGCACCGAGGCCAGCCCTGAAGGGTTCGACGTGGTGCAATACAACTCGCTGACCACCACCAACGCCTCGGCCGACGTGCTGATGAACCGCCTGGTGGATTTTGACACCACGAGTGGCAAAGTCGTCCCGAGCCTGGCCGACAGCTGGGAAGTCAGCACCGACGGCCTGACTTACGTGTTCAAGCTACACCCGCAGGTGAAGTTTCAAACGACCGATTACTTCAAGCCGAGCCGCGAGCTAACCGCTGAAGACGTCAAGTTCAGCTTCGACCGCATGCTCGACCCGGCCAACCCGTGGCACAAAGTCGCCCAGAGCGGCTTCCCGCATGCGCAATCGATGCAGTTGCCGGCACTGATCAAGAAAATCGACGCACTTGATCCGCTAACCGTGCGCTTCACCCTTGATCATCCGGATTCGACGTTCCTGGCGACGCTGAGCATGGGCTTCGCTTCGATCTACTCCGCCGAATACGCCGACAAGCTGATGAAGGCCGGCGCCACCGACAAGCTCAACAGCCAGCCGATTGGCACCGGCCCGTTTGTCTTCAACCGTTTCCAGAAAGACGCGGCGATCCGCTACAAGGCCAACCCGGATTACTTCGGTGGCAAGCCTGCGGTGGATCCGTTGATCTTCGCCATTACCCCGGACGCCAACGTGCGCCTGCAAAAACTGCGGCGCAATGAATGCCAGATCGCCCTGTCGCCAAAACCACTGGACGTACAGGCCGCGCTGAAAGAGCCGACACTGAAAGTCGAAAAGACTGACGCGTTCATGACCGCATTCGTCGGCATCAACAGTCAGCATGCGCCACTGGACAAGCCGGAAGTGCGTCAGGCAATCAACCTCGCCTTCGACAAGGCCAACTACATCAAGGCTGTGTTTGAAGACACCGCAGAAGCGGCCAATGGCCCCTATCCGCCGAACACCTGGAGTTACGCGAAGAGTCTGCCGGGTTACCCGCACGATGTCGCCAAAGCCAAGGCGCTGATGGCCAAGGCCGGTTTAAAGGACGGCTTCCAGACCACGATCTGGACGCGCCCGTCAGGCAGCCTGCTAAACCCGAATCCAAGCCTCGGTGCGCAACTGCTGCAATCGGATCTGGCGGAAATCGGCATTCAGGCAGAAATCCGCGTGATCGAATGGGGCGAATTGATTCGTCGCGCCAAAGCTGGCGAGCATGACCTGCTGTTCATGGGCTGGGCCGGTGACAATGGCGACCCGGACAACTTCCTCACGCCGCAGTTTTCCTGCGCCGCGGTCAAATCGGGCACCAACTTTGCGCGGTACTGCAATGCCGATCTGGACAAGCTGATCAGTGCCGGCAAGACCACCAGCGAACAAGGCGTGCGTACCAAGCTGTACGAACAGGCGCAGACGCAGATTCAGCAGCAGGCGTTGTGGCTGCCGCTGGCGCATCCGACGGCTTACGCGCTGACCCGCAAGGACGTGCAGGGTTACTCGGTAAGCCCGTTCGGTCGCCAGGACTACTCGAAGGTCAACCTCAAATAACTCCATCCCCTGTAGGAGCTGCCGCAGGCTGCGATCTTTTGACTTTTGACTCTAAAAACAAGATCAAAAAATCGCAGCCTGCGGCAGCTCCTACAGGGAGATAGCGAGGAGTTACATCCAGCCACACTCAGCCATCGACAACGGCTCACCATCGCCAACGATGAAGTGATCCAGCACCCGCACATCAATCAGCTCCAGCGCCTTTTGCAGGCGCTTTGTCAGCAGCCGATCTGCCTGACTGGGGTCAGTGTTCCCCGATGGATGGTTGTGGCACAGGATCACGGCGGCGGCGTTATTGGCCAAAGCACGCTTCACGACTTCTCGTGGATGGACACTGGTGTTGTCGATCGAACCGCGAAACAGCGCCTCGAAATTCAGTACCTGATGCTTTGAATCGAGAAACAGACAGCCGAACACCTCGTGCGGCTCATGGCGCAGCATGGCCTTGAGGTAATCGCGCACGACTTGCGGATTCTCCAGCGCCGGCTTCTTGCGCATGCGCTCGGCCAGATGCCGCCGCGCCATTTCCAGCACCGCCTGCAACTGGGCATATTTCGCCGGACCGAGGCCCAATTGCTCGCTGAACGCCGCCAGATCGGCTTCGAGCAAAACCCGCAGGCTGCCGAACTGGTTCAACAGATGTCGCGCCAGATCCACCGCGCTTTTTCCGGAGACCCCGGTACGTAGAAAAATCGCCAGCAATTCGGCATCGGAAAGGCTTCCCGAGCCGTGTTCCAGTAGCTTCTCCCGCGGGCGTTCCGCCGCAGGCCAATCGCGAATACTCATACACATTCCTTGTCTGTGGGCGCCGCTGTTCCGTAGCGGTCGCTGTGATATCGTAGCCCATCTTTTTTGCGGTCGATTTATCCCTGGGGAGGGGGCATCGCTCCGCAGTCATCAACGAATGAAAGGCAGACCTATGCAGCGGCTGTATCGGAAACGCATCGTTCTGGGCGTCGGCGGCGGCATCGCGGCCTACAAGAGCGCCGATCTGGTTCGTCGCCTGATCGATCAGGGCGCCGAAGTGCGCGTGGTC
Encoded here:
- a CDS encoding aldehyde dehydrogenase — encoded protein: MTTLTRADWEQRARDLKIEGRAYLNGEYTDAVSGETFECISPVDGRLLGKIASCDAADAQRAVENARATFNSGVWSRLAPTKRKATMIRFASLLKQHAEELALLETLDMGKPISDSLYIDVPGAAQALSWSGEAIDKIYDEVAATPHDQLGLVTREPVGVVGAIVPWNFPLMMACWKLGPALSTGNSVILKPSEKSPLTAIRIAALAVEAGIPKGVLNVLPGYGHTVGKALALHNDVDTLVFTGSTKIAKQLMIYSGESNMKRVWLEAGGKSPNIVFADAPDLQAAAESAASAIAFNQGEVCTAGSRLLVERSIKDTFLPMVIEALKAWKPGNPLDPATNVGALVDTQQMNTVLSYIESGHTDGAKLVAGGKRILQETGGTYVEPTIFDGVSNAMKIAQEEIFGPVLSVIAFDTAEQAIQIANDTPYGLAAAVWTQDISKAHLTAKALRAGSVWVNQYDGGDMTAPFGGFKQSGNGRDKSLHAFDKYTELKATWIKL
- a CDS encoding cupin domain-containing protein encodes the protein MNIQNVVDISLTGSEAERYRPDPAKVLKGDPEQAVFHQYESPCGQMGVGVWEGAVGQWTVNYTEHEYCEILQGVSVLRDSDGNAKTLRVGDRFVIPAGFRGTWEVLEACRKIYVIFEQKA
- the rpmG gene encoding 50S ribosomal protein L33 — its product is MRELIRLISSAGTGHFYTTDKNKRTTPDKIEIKKYDPVVRKHVIYKEGKIK
- the rpmB gene encoding 50S ribosomal protein L28, which translates into the protein MSRVCQVTGKGPVTGNNISHANNKTRRRFLPNLQHHRFWVEEEKRFVRLRVSAKGMRIIDKRGITVVLAELRRDGKI
- a CDS encoding ABC transporter substrate-binding protein, which encodes MRLAALSLLLAPLLLSPLAQAAALSVCTEASPEGFDVVQYNSLTTTNASADVLMNRLVDFDTTSGKVVPSLADSWEVSTDGLTYVFKLHPQVKFQTTDYFKPSRELTAEDVKFSFDRMLDPANPWHKVAQSGFPHAQSMQLPALIKKIDALDPLTVRFTLDHPDSTFLATLSMGFASIYSAEYADKLMKAGATDKLNSQPIGTGPFVFNRFQKDAAIRYKANPDYFGGKPAVDPLIFAITPDANVRLQKLRRNECQIALSPKPLDVQAALKEPTLKVEKTDAFMTAFVGINSQHAPLDKPEVRQAINLAFDKANYIKAVFEDTAEAANGPYPPNTWSYAKSLPGYPHDVAKAKALMAKAGLKDGFQTTIWTRPSGSLLNPNPSLGAQLLQSDLAEIGIQAEIRVIEWGELIRRAKAGEHDLLFMGWAGDNGDPDNFLTPQFSCAAVKSGTNFARYCNADLDKLISAGKTTSEQGVRTKLYEQAQTQIQQQALWLPLAHPTAYALTRKDVQGYSVSPFGRQDYSKVNLK
- the radC gene encoding DNA repair protein RadC, with the protein product MSIRDWPAAERPREKLLEHGSGSLSDAELLAIFLRTGVSGKSAVDLARHLLNQFGSLRVLLEADLAAFSEQLGLGPAKYAQLQAVLEMARRHLAERMRKKPALENPQVVRDYLKAMLRHEPHEVFGCLFLDSKHQVLNFEALFRGSIDNTSVHPREVVKRALANNAAAVILCHNHPSGNTDPSQADRLLTKRLQKALELIDVRVLDHFIVGDGEPLSMAECGWM